One genomic window of Quercus robur chromosome 6, dhQueRobu3.1, whole genome shotgun sequence includes the following:
- the LOC126688572 gene encoding uncharacterized protein LOC126688572 isoform X5, which produces MAGMAAAHSLIGETNALLGKPNHMKPSLIEAGARLFVTRFLGTYISAGCLILLEEGDTILTFEGDKRKCSMKIVLKVHNPQFYWKIMTRADLGLADAYIDGDISFTDENEGLLNLFLILIASRESKSSILKLNKRRGWWTPLIFTAAIGSASYFLKHCSRQNTLTQARRNISRHYELSNELFALFLDETMTYSTAVFKKEDEDLKVAQLRKMSTLIGKARINERHEVLDIGCGWGSFGIEVVNRTGCKYTGITLSNEQLKLAEKKVKDAGLQDRIKFLLCDYRQLPDSYKYDRIISCEMIEHVGHEYMEKFFGCCESLLAEDGLFVLQFISIPDERYDEYRRSSDFIKEYIFPCGCLPSLSRIISAMANASRLCVEQVENIGIHYYQTLRCWRKNLMDNKSFNMSHTPKSLPKE; this is translated from the exons ATG GCTGGCATGGCGGCGGCACATAGTTTGATTGGAGAAACCAATGCTCTTCTAGGCAAGCCAAATCACATGAAACCATCTCTCAtagaagcaggggctcgtcttTTTGTCACTAGGTTCCTTGGAACTTATATCTCAGCTGGATGTTTAAT TTTATTGGAGGAAGGGGACACAATATTGACCTTTGAAGGAGACAAGAGAAAGTGTTCTATGAAAATAGTTCTTAAAGTTCATAATCCCCAGTTTTATTGGAAG ATTATGACACGGGCTGATTTAGGCCTTGCTGATGCATATATTGATGGGGATATTTCTTTCACCGATGAAAATGAAGGTCTTCTAAACCTCTTTTTG ATTCTTATTGCCAGCAGAGAGTCAAAGTCCTCTATCTTGAAATTGAATAAGAGAAG GGGTTGGTGGACACCATTGATATTTACGGCTGCTATAGGATCTGCAAGCTATTTTTTGAAGCATTGTTCAAGGCAAAATACGCTTACACAGGCACGCAGGAACATCTCTCGTCATTATGAGCTG AGTAATGAACTTTTTGCTCTGTTCCTGGACGAAACAATGACATACTCCACCGCTGTATTTAAG AAGGAAGATGAGGACTTAAAGGTTGCGCAGCTGAGAAAAATGTCTACTTTAATTGGAAAG GCAAGAATTAATGAGAGGCATGAAGTTCTTGATATTGGGTGTGGCTGGGGAAGCTTTGGTATTGAAGTTGTCAATCGAACTGGATGCAAATACACTGGCATCACTTTGTCTAATGAGCAACTAAAACTTGcggaaaagaaagtgaaagatgcTGGCCTTCAG GACCGCATTAAGTTTCTTCTTTGTGATTACCGCCAATTGCCAGATTCCTACAAATATGACAGAATTATATCCTG TGAGATGATAGAACATGTCGGCCATGAATATATGGAAAAGTTTTTTGGTTGCTGTGAATCATTATTAGCAGAAGACGGGCTTTTTGTTCTGCAG TTCATATCAATACCAGACGAACGTTACGACGAGTACAGGCGAAGTTCGGATTTTATAAAGGAATATATATTTCCCTGTGGATGCCTACCTTCATTGAGCAGGATAATATCAGCCATGGCTAACGCATCCAGACTCTG CGTTGAGCAGGTGGAGAACATAGGAATTCATTACTACCAAACACTCAGATGTTGgagaaaaaatttaatggacAACAAGag TTTCAACATGTCCCACACGCCTAAGTCACTGCCCAAGGAATGA
- the LOC126688572 gene encoding sphingolipid C9-methyltransferase-like isoform X1: protein MAGMAAAHSLIGETNALLGKPNHMKPSLIEAGARLFVTRFLGTYISAGCLILLEEGDTILTFEGDKRKCSMKIVLKVHNPQFYWKIMTRADLGLADAYIDGDISFTDENEGLLNLFLILIASRESKSSILKLNKRRGWWTPLIFTAAIGSASYFLKHCSRQNTLTQARRNISRHYELSNELFALFLDETMTYSTAVFKKEDEDLKVAQLRKMSTLIGKARINERHEVLDIGCGWGSFGIEVVNRTGCKYTGITLSNEQLKLAEKKVKDAGLQDRIKFLLCDYRQLPDSYKYDRIISCEMIEHVGHEYMEKFFGCCESLLAEDGLFVLQFISIPDERYDEYRRSSDFIKEYIFPCGCLPSLSRIISAMANASRLCVEQVENIGIHYYQTLRCWRKNLMDNKSKILLLDLMKSSYGHGNITLIIVQLVLSHVHLEIIRLYSHALEMLLHSTIHIKVSIRILIQFPKERLILHINAQPTYK, encoded by the exons ATG GCTGGCATGGCGGCGGCACATAGTTTGATTGGAGAAACCAATGCTCTTCTAGGCAAGCCAAATCACATGAAACCATCTCTCAtagaagcaggggctcgtcttTTTGTCACTAGGTTCCTTGGAACTTATATCTCAGCTGGATGTTTAAT TTTATTGGAGGAAGGGGACACAATATTGACCTTTGAAGGAGACAAGAGAAAGTGTTCTATGAAAATAGTTCTTAAAGTTCATAATCCCCAGTTTTATTGGAAG ATTATGACACGGGCTGATTTAGGCCTTGCTGATGCATATATTGATGGGGATATTTCTTTCACCGATGAAAATGAAGGTCTTCTAAACCTCTTTTTG ATTCTTATTGCCAGCAGAGAGTCAAAGTCCTCTATCTTGAAATTGAATAAGAGAAG GGGTTGGTGGACACCATTGATATTTACGGCTGCTATAGGATCTGCAAGCTATTTTTTGAAGCATTGTTCAAGGCAAAATACGCTTACACAGGCACGCAGGAACATCTCTCGTCATTATGAGCTG AGTAATGAACTTTTTGCTCTGTTCCTGGACGAAACAATGACATACTCCACCGCTGTATTTAAG AAGGAAGATGAGGACTTAAAGGTTGCGCAGCTGAGAAAAATGTCTACTTTAATTGGAAAG GCAAGAATTAATGAGAGGCATGAAGTTCTTGATATTGGGTGTGGCTGGGGAAGCTTTGGTATTGAAGTTGTCAATCGAACTGGATGCAAATACACTGGCATCACTTTGTCTAATGAGCAACTAAAACTTGcggaaaagaaagtgaaagatgcTGGCCTTCAG GACCGCATTAAGTTTCTTCTTTGTGATTACCGCCAATTGCCAGATTCCTACAAATATGACAGAATTATATCCTG TGAGATGATAGAACATGTCGGCCATGAATATATGGAAAAGTTTTTTGGTTGCTGTGAATCATTATTAGCAGAAGACGGGCTTTTTGTTCTGCAG TTCATATCAATACCAGACGAACGTTACGACGAGTACAGGCGAAGTTCGGATTTTATAAAGGAATATATATTTCCCTGTGGATGCCTACCTTCATTGAGCAGGATAATATCAGCCATGGCTAACGCATCCAGACTCTG CGTTGAGCAGGTGGAGAACATAGGAATTCATTACTACCAAACACTCAGATGTTGgagaaaaaatttaatggacAACAAGag CAAAATCTTGCTCTTGGATTTGATGAAAAGTTCATACGGACATGGGAATATTACTTTGATTATTGTGCAGCTGGTTTTAAGTCACGTACACTTGGAGATTATCAG